The Perca fluviatilis chromosome 24, GENO_Pfluv_1.0, whole genome shotgun sequence genome has a window encoding:
- the LOC120554642 gene encoding mucin-2-like isoform X4, with product MNMDSRVFFLLTLAACRAGAQSTITSEAPSITDTTTTTTTTIPATGTTITTTDQTGTTVPTENVVSPASTGPTETVSPDSTGPTETVSPDSTGPTETVSPASTRPTETVSPDSTVPTENVVSHASTGPTENVVSHASTGPTENVVSHASTGPTETVSPASTGPTETVSPDSTVPTENVVSHASTGPTETVSPDSTVPTENVVSYASTGPTENVVSHASTVPTENVVSHASTGPTENVVSHASTGPTETVSPASTGPTETVSPDSTVPTENVVSHASTGPTETVSPASTGPTETVSPDSTVPTENVVSHASTGPIETVSPDSTVPTETAVSPASTGPTETVSPDSTVPTENVVSHASTGPTEAVSPDSTVPNETVSPDSTVPTETAVSPASTGPTETVSPDSTVPTENVVSHASTGPTETVSPASTVSTHAPETSLPTETTLTNEPTGTTEPTGTTETTFTNEPTGATVQTSEYTVAATTTTTTTTTTTTTNMYTDTTEYTAAITTTPVNPTTTMDSTITTTSPHTTTTTRPTTPHHSTTTTTTTTTTRPTTPHHSTTTTTTTTTTTPPPLVCKNGGRPLNGVCICPDDWTGKTCSVENFCRAQKIRGFNFPRTPIGWYAYSKEICPPGTSGAGKPQASTRCSNRNTPPSFQEPRELQCGQTLIDIQQNLNGSADLETLAASAQMLTSQPENLTAEEVTTAAQIADTLLSSENVSQSVREAAVATVSQILNTNPPDNIQENNATLRLTQTLSSLSVDLSLISNDSKLVQPNIVVQSAQISAADTQGVQFTALSGTSGSFVADRIQLDTNTSAIAVETGFIADAVVYLQFPPGGAAGRLQTPSNVSVGFVLYQNDHFFHSRRYRRRRASVRVLSANVSGLEPQQVQMLFRPMLLNGTSLWDFSCVFWNYTLEDWSAAGCWKGNHSDGVLRCFCNHTTNFAALWVKKHAHKFHFTLNVSYI from the exons CTGCCTGTAGAGCTGGAGCTCAGTCCACCATAACATCAGAAGCACCAAGTATCACcgacacaacaacaacaacaacaacaaccatccCTGCTACTggtactactattactactactgaCCAAACCGGTACTACTGTACCAACTGAAAATGTTGTATCACCCGCTTCTACTGGACCAACTGAAACTGTATCACCCGATTCTACTGGACCAACTGAAACTGTATCACCCGATTCTACTGGACCAACTGAAACTGTATCACCCGCTTCTACTAGACCAACTGAAACTGTATCACCCGATTCTACTGTACCAACTGAAAATGTTGTATCACACGCTTCTACTGGACCAACTGAAAATGTTGTATCACACGCTTCTACTGGACCAACTGAAAATGTTGTATCACATGCTTCTACTGGACCAACTGAAACTGTATCACCCGCTTCTACTGGACCAACTGAAACTGTATCACCCGATTCTACTGTACCAACTGAAAATGTTGTATCACACGCTTCTACTGGACCAACTGAAACTGTATCACCCGATTCTACTGTACCTACTGAAAATGTTGTATCATACGCTTCTACTGGACCAACTGAAAATGTTGTATCACATGCTTCTACTGTACCAACTGAAAATGTTGTATCACATGCTTCTACTGGACCAACTGAAAATGTTGTATCACATGCTTCTACTGGACCAACTGAAACTGTATCACCCGCTTCTACTGGACCAACTGAAACTGTATCACCCGATTCTACTGTACCAACTGAAAATGTTGTATCACACGCTTCTACTGGACCAACTGAAACTGTATCACCCGCTTCTACTGGACCAACTGAAACTGTATCACCCGATTCTACTGTACCAACTGAAAATGTTGTATCACACGCTTCTACTGGACCAATTGAAACTGTATCACCCGATTCTACTGTACCAACTGAAACTGCTGTATCACCCGCTTCTACTGGACCAACTGAAACTGTATCACCCGATTCTACTGTACCAACTGAAAATGTTGTATCACACGCTTCTACTGGACCAACTGAAGCTGTATCACCCGATTCTACTGTACCAAATGAAACTGTATCACCCGATTCTACTGTACCAACTGAAACTGCTGTATCACCCGCTTCTACTGGACCAACTGAAACTGTATCACCCGATTCTACTGTACCAACTGAAAATGTTGTATCACACGCTTCTACTGGACCAACTGAAACTGTATCACCCGCTTCTACTGTATCAACCCATGCTCCTGAAACAAGCCTTCCTACTGAAACAACCCTTACTAATGAACCAACTGGTACTACTGAACCAACCGGTACTACTGAAACAACCTTTACTAATGAACCAACTGGTGCTACTGTACAAACATCTGAGTATACTgttgctgctactactactactactactactactactactactactactaatatgTATACTGATACTACTGAGTATACCGCTGCTATTACTACTACTCCTGTGAATCCTACTACTACTATGGAttctactattactactacttctcctcatactactactactacaaggCCTACTACTCCTCATcatagtactactactactactactactactactacaaggCCAACTACTCCTCATcatagtactactactactactactactactactactactccccCTCCTCTGGTTTGTAAAAACGGGGGTAGACCTCTGAACGGCGTCTGTATCTGTCCGGACGACTGGACCGGAAAGACCTGCTCAGTAG AGAATTTCTGCCGAGCCCAGAAGATAAGAGGATTCAACTTCCCACGAACACCCATCGGCTGGTACGCTTATTCTAAGGAAATCTGTCCCCCAGGAACGAGTGGCG CGGGTAAACCCCAGGCTTCCACCAGATGTTCCAACAGGAACACACCCCCGAGTTTCCAGGAGCCGCGTGAACTCCAGTGTGGACAGACCCTCATCGACATACAACAAAAT CTGAACGGCTCGGCAGATTTAGAGACGCTGGCGGCGAGCGCTCAGATGCTGACGTCCCAACCTGAAAATCTGACGGCTGAAGAAGTGACGACGGCCGCTCAGATCGCCGACACGCTGCTGTCGTCTGAGAACGTCTCACAG AGCGTGAGGGAGGCAGCTGTAGCGACCGTCAGCCAGATTCTGAACACCAACCCTCCAGACAACATCCAGGAAAACAACGCTACTCTCAG GCTGACGCAGACCCTGTCCAGCCTGTCGGTGGACCTGAGTCTGATCTCCAATGATTCTAAGTTGGTTCAGCCAAACATCGTGGTCCAGTCGGCTCAGATCTCGGCGGCCGACACTCAGGGAGTCCAGTTCACTGCGCTGTCAG GAACGTCGGGAAGTTTCGTTGCCGACCGCATCCAGCTGGACACCAACACGTCGGCCATCGCCGTGGAAACCGGCTTCATTGCAGACGCCGTCGTTTACCTCCAGTTCCCCCCAG gtGGTGCTGCCGGCCGTCTCCAGACTCCGTCCAACGTATCTGTGGGTTTCGTCCTCTACCAGAACGACCACTTCTTCCACTCGCGGCGCTACAGGCGGCGCCGGGCCTCCGTCAGGGTCCTGTCGGCCAACGTCAGCGGTCTGGAGCCACAACAGGTCCAGATGCTCTTCAGACCAATG CTTCTGAACGGTACGTCTCTGTGGGACTTCTCGTGTGTTTTTTGGAACTACACTTTGGAGGATTGGAGCGCGGCTGGCTGCTGGAAGGGAAACCATTCAGATGGAGTCCTCCGATGTTTCTGCAACCACACAACCAACTTCGCTGCTCTCTGGGTGAAGAAACATGCTCACAAGTTTCACTTCACACTCAACGTTTCATATATTTGA
- the LOC120554642 gene encoding adhesion G-protein coupled receptor G7-like isoform X3 — MNMDSRVFFLLTLAACRAGAQSTITSEAPSITDTTTTTTTTIPATGTTITTTDQTGTTVPTENVVSPASTGPTETVSPDSTGPTETVSPDSTGPTETVSPASTRPTETVSPDSTVPTENVVSHASTGPTENVVSHASTGPTENVVSHASTGPTETVSPASTGPTETVSPDSTVPTENVVSHASTGPTETVSPDSTVPTENVVSYASTGPTENVVSHASTVPTENVVSHASTGPTENVVSHASTGPTETVSPASTGPTETVSPDSTVPTENVVSHASTGPTETVSPASTGPTETVSPDSTVPTENVVSHASTGPIETVSPDSTVPTETAVSPASTGPTETVSPDSTVPTENVVSHASTGPTEAVSPDSTVPNETVSPDSTVPTETAVSPASTGPTETVSPDSTVPTENVVSHASTGPTETVSPASTVSTHAPETSLPTETTLTNEPTGTTEPTGTTETTFTNEPTGATVQTSEYTVAATTTTTTTTTTTTTNMYTDTTEYTAAITTTPVNPTTTMDSTITTTSPHTTTTTRPTTPHHSTTTTTTTTTTRPTTPHHSTTTTTTTTTTTPPPLVCKNGGRPLNGVCICPDDWTGKTCSVENFCRAQKIRGFNFPRTPIGWYAYSKEICPPGTSGAGKPQASTRCSNRNTPPSFQEPRELQCGQTLIDIQQNSVREAAVATVSQILNTNPPDNIQENNATLRLTQTLSSLSVDLSLISNDSKLVQPNIVVQSAQISAADTQGVQFTALSGTSGSFVADRIQLDTNTSAIAVETGFIADAVVYLQFPPGGAAGRLQTPSNVSVGFVLYQNDHFFHSRRYRRRRASVRVLSANVSGLEPQQVQMLFRPMLLNGTSLWDFSCVFWNYTLEDWSAAGCWKGNHSDGVLRCFCNHTTNFAALWSFRENYEYAEVLDTFSIVGLSFSILGLVVTIIHHITDNFKRNSGDWKNYRNSQLALLSTCFSLLAFIITFLSGVTNRRQDAGEDDALLDTETNGVLDSDEYVAADSGPCSGVTALLHFFLLATFMWNSMYATQLVLLVRKMRQNLPPYWTPLSATVGWGVPAVVMAITLGIAYRVDDPLGYRQEEFCWLAALDKSKDFDFGKPMFWGFLLPIGLILIYNIVLLVLVSQTTCRTDPTLTSSNPRSVWRNFLISFSLAVLLGLSWTLGYLVLVTTGYAHLVLSILFCLCTTTQGLQIFVLFTARKPSFRAGVLQVVHTISSVNIQLREFSYNLLREWTHSTESYRELTV; from the exons CTGCCTGTAGAGCTGGAGCTCAGTCCACCATAACATCAGAAGCACCAAGTATCACcgacacaacaacaacaacaacaacaaccatccCTGCTACTggtactactattactactactgaCCAAACCGGTACTACTGTACCAACTGAAAATGTTGTATCACCCGCTTCTACTGGACCAACTGAAACTGTATCACCCGATTCTACTGGACCAACTGAAACTGTATCACCCGATTCTACTGGACCAACTGAAACTGTATCACCCGCTTCTACTAGACCAACTGAAACTGTATCACCCGATTCTACTGTACCAACTGAAAATGTTGTATCACACGCTTCTACTGGACCAACTGAAAATGTTGTATCACACGCTTCTACTGGACCAACTGAAAATGTTGTATCACATGCTTCTACTGGACCAACTGAAACTGTATCACCCGCTTCTACTGGACCAACTGAAACTGTATCACCCGATTCTACTGTACCAACTGAAAATGTTGTATCACACGCTTCTACTGGACCAACTGAAACTGTATCACCCGATTCTACTGTACCTACTGAAAATGTTGTATCATACGCTTCTACTGGACCAACTGAAAATGTTGTATCACATGCTTCTACTGTACCAACTGAAAATGTTGTATCACATGCTTCTACTGGACCAACTGAAAATGTTGTATCACATGCTTCTACTGGACCAACTGAAACTGTATCACCCGCTTCTACTGGACCAACTGAAACTGTATCACCCGATTCTACTGTACCAACTGAAAATGTTGTATCACACGCTTCTACTGGACCAACTGAAACTGTATCACCCGCTTCTACTGGACCAACTGAAACTGTATCACCCGATTCTACTGTACCAACTGAAAATGTTGTATCACACGCTTCTACTGGACCAATTGAAACTGTATCACCCGATTCTACTGTACCAACTGAAACTGCTGTATCACCCGCTTCTACTGGACCAACTGAAACTGTATCACCCGATTCTACTGTACCAACTGAAAATGTTGTATCACACGCTTCTACTGGACCAACTGAAGCTGTATCACCCGATTCTACTGTACCAAATGAAACTGTATCACCCGATTCTACTGTACCAACTGAAACTGCTGTATCACCCGCTTCTACTGGACCAACTGAAACTGTATCACCCGATTCTACTGTACCAACTGAAAATGTTGTATCACACGCTTCTACTGGACCAACTGAAACTGTATCACCCGCTTCTACTGTATCAACCCATGCTCCTGAAACAAGCCTTCCTACTGAAACAACCCTTACTAATGAACCAACTGGTACTACTGAACCAACCGGTACTACTGAAACAACCTTTACTAATGAACCAACTGGTGCTACTGTACAAACATCTGAGTATACTgttgctgctactactactactactactactactactactactactactaatatgTATACTGATACTACTGAGTATACCGCTGCTATTACTACTACTCCTGTGAATCCTACTACTACTATGGAttctactattactactacttctcctcatactactactactacaaggCCTACTACTCCTCATcatagtactactactactactactactactactacaaggCCAACTACTCCTCATcatagtactactactactactactactactactactactccccCTCCTCTGGTTTGTAAAAACGGGGGTAGACCTCTGAACGGCGTCTGTATCTGTCCGGACGACTGGACCGGAAAGACCTGCTCAGTAG AGAATTTCTGCCGAGCCCAGAAGATAAGAGGATTCAACTTCCCACGAACACCCATCGGCTGGTACGCTTATTCTAAGGAAATCTGTCCCCCAGGAACGAGTGGCG CGGGTAAACCCCAGGCTTCCACCAGATGTTCCAACAGGAACACACCCCCGAGTTTCCAGGAGCCGCGTGAACTCCAGTGTGGACAGACCCTCATCGACATACAACAAAAT AGCGTGAGGGAGGCAGCTGTAGCGACCGTCAGCCAGATTCTGAACACCAACCCTCCAGACAACATCCAGGAAAACAACGCTACTCTCAG GCTGACGCAGACCCTGTCCAGCCTGTCGGTGGACCTGAGTCTGATCTCCAATGATTCTAAGTTGGTTCAGCCAAACATCGTGGTCCAGTCGGCTCAGATCTCGGCGGCCGACACTCAGGGAGTCCAGTTCACTGCGCTGTCAG GAACGTCGGGAAGTTTCGTTGCCGACCGCATCCAGCTGGACACCAACACGTCGGCCATCGCCGTGGAAACCGGCTTCATTGCAGACGCCGTCGTTTACCTCCAGTTCCCCCCAG gtGGTGCTGCCGGCCGTCTCCAGACTCCGTCCAACGTATCTGTGGGTTTCGTCCTCTACCAGAACGACCACTTCTTCCACTCGCGGCGCTACAGGCGGCGCCGGGCCTCCGTCAGGGTCCTGTCGGCCAACGTCAGCGGTCTGGAGCCACAACAGGTCCAGATGCTCTTCAGACCAATG CTTCTGAACGGTACGTCTCTGTGGGACTTCTCGTGTGTTTTTTGGAACTACACTTTGGAGGATTGGAGCGCGGCTGGCTGCTGGAAGGGAAACCATTCAGATGGAGTCCTCCGATGTTTCTGCAACCACACAACCAACTTCGCTGCTCTCTGG tccTTCAGAGAGAATTATGAATATGCAGAAGTGCTGGATACATTTTCTATAGTTGGactttctttctccatcctGGGTTTGGTTGTTACGATAATTCACCACATTACAGACAA CTTTAAGAGAAACAGTGGCGACTGGAAGAACTACAGGAACTCCCAGCTTGCTTTGCTGAGTACATGTTTCAGCCTGCTGGCCTTCATCATCACCTTCCTCTCTGGCGTCACAAACCGGCGACAGGACGCTGGCGAAGACGACGCGTTGCTCGACACCGAGACCAACGGCGTTCTGGACTCTGACGAATATGTGGCGGCGGACAGCGGCCCATGTTCGGGGGTGACGGCGCTGCTTCACTTCTTCCTGTTAGCTACGTTCATGTGGAACAGCATGTACGCCACACAGCTGGTGCTGCTCGTCCGCAAGATGCGCCAGAACCTGCCGCCATACTGGACGCCGCTCAGCGCCACCGTGGGATGGG GAGTCCCAGCTGTCGTCATGGCGATTACACTGGGAATTGCCTACAGGGTGGACGACCCTTTAGGATATAGACAGGAGgaatt TTGCTGGCTGGCAGCGCTGGATAAATCCAAAGACTTTGACTTTGGGAAGCCGatgttttggggttttctgCTTCCTATCGGTTTGATTCTGATCTACAACATCGTTCTGTTGGTTCTGGTCTCTCAGACCACCTGCAGGACCGACCCCACCCTCACaag CAGTAATCCTCGGTCCGTGTGGAGGAACTTTCTGATCAGTTTCTCTCTGGCTGTGTTACTCGGTTTGTCCTGGACCCTGGGTTACCTGGTGCTGGTTACCACGGGATACGCCCACCTGGTGCTCAGCATCCTCTTCTGCCTCTGCACCACCACACAG GGGCTCCAGATATTCGTCCTGTTCACCGCCAGAAAGCCGAGCTTCAGAGCTGGCGTGTTGCAAGTGGTTCATACCATCTCGTCTGTCAACATCCAActcagagagttttcatataaTCTGCTGAGAGAATGGACTCACTCTACTGAGTCCTACAGAGAGCTGACAGTCTAG
- the LOC120554642 gene encoding adhesion G-protein coupled receptor G7-like isoform X5, producing the protein MTTDSGKRYLNNVFLSQLNGSADLETLAASAQMLTSQPENLTAEEVTTAAQIADTLLSSENVSQSVREAAVATVSQILNTNPPDNIQENNATLRLTQTLSSLSVDLSLISNDSKLVQPNIVVQSAQISAADTQGVQFTALSGTSGSFVADRIQLDTNTSAIAVETGFIADAVVYLQFPPGGAAGRLQTPSNVSVGFVLYQNDHFFHSRRYRRRRASVRVLSANVSGLEPQQVQMLFRPMLLNGTSLWDFSCVFWNYTLEDWSAAGCWKGNHSDGVLRCFCNHTTNFAALWSFRENYEYAEVLDTFSIVGLSFSILGLVVTIIHHITDNFKRNSGDWKNYRNSQLALLSTCFSLLAFIITFLSGVTNRRQDAGEDDALLDTETNGVLDSDEYVAADSGPCSGVTALLHFFLLATFMWNSMYATQLVLLVRKMRQNLPPYWTPLSATVGWGVPAVVMAITLGIAYRVDDPLGYRQEEFCWLAALDKSKDFDFGKPMFWGFLLPIGLILIYNIVLLVLVSQTTCRTDPTLTSSNPRSVWRNFLISFSLAVLLGLSWTLGYLVLVTTGYAHLVLSILFCLCTTTQGLQIFVLFTARKPSFRAGVLQVVHTISSVNIQLREFSYNLLREWTHSTESYRELTV; encoded by the exons ATGACAACAGACTCAGGGAAGAGATACCTGAATAATGTGTTCCTCTCTCAGCTGAACGGCTCGGCAGATTTAGAGACGCTGGCGGCGAGCGCTCAGATGCTGACGTCCCAACCTGAAAATCTGACGGCTGAAGAAGTGACGACGGCCGCTCAGATCGCCGACACGCTGCTGTCGTCTGAGAACGTCTCACAG AGCGTGAGGGAGGCAGCTGTAGCGACCGTCAGCCAGATTCTGAACACCAACCCTCCAGACAACATCCAGGAAAACAACGCTACTCTCAG GCTGACGCAGACCCTGTCCAGCCTGTCGGTGGACCTGAGTCTGATCTCCAATGATTCTAAGTTGGTTCAGCCAAACATCGTGGTCCAGTCGGCTCAGATCTCGGCGGCCGACACTCAGGGAGTCCAGTTCACTGCGCTGTCAG GAACGTCGGGAAGTTTCGTTGCCGACCGCATCCAGCTGGACACCAACACGTCGGCCATCGCCGTGGAAACCGGCTTCATTGCAGACGCCGTCGTTTACCTCCAGTTCCCCCCAG gtGGTGCTGCCGGCCGTCTCCAGACTCCGTCCAACGTATCTGTGGGTTTCGTCCTCTACCAGAACGACCACTTCTTCCACTCGCGGCGCTACAGGCGGCGCCGGGCCTCCGTCAGGGTCCTGTCGGCCAACGTCAGCGGTCTGGAGCCACAACAGGTCCAGATGCTCTTCAGACCAATG CTTCTGAACGGTACGTCTCTGTGGGACTTCTCGTGTGTTTTTTGGAACTACACTTTGGAGGATTGGAGCGCGGCTGGCTGCTGGAAGGGAAACCATTCAGATGGAGTCCTCCGATGTTTCTGCAACCACACAACCAACTTCGCTGCTCTCTGG tccTTCAGAGAGAATTATGAATATGCAGAAGTGCTGGATACATTTTCTATAGTTGGactttctttctccatcctGGGTTTGGTTGTTACGATAATTCACCACATTACAGACAA CTTTAAGAGAAACAGTGGCGACTGGAAGAACTACAGGAACTCCCAGCTTGCTTTGCTGAGTACATGTTTCAGCCTGCTGGCCTTCATCATCACCTTCCTCTCTGGCGTCACAAACCGGCGACAGGACGCTGGCGAAGACGACGCGTTGCTCGACACCGAGACCAACGGCGTTCTGGACTCTGACGAATATGTGGCGGCGGACAGCGGCCCATGTTCGGGGGTGACGGCGCTGCTTCACTTCTTCCTGTTAGCTACGTTCATGTGGAACAGCATGTACGCCACACAGCTGGTGCTGCTCGTCCGCAAGATGCGCCAGAACCTGCCGCCATACTGGACGCCGCTCAGCGCCACCGTGGGATGGG GAGTCCCAGCTGTCGTCATGGCGATTACACTGGGAATTGCCTACAGGGTGGACGACCCTTTAGGATATAGACAGGAGgaatt TTGCTGGCTGGCAGCGCTGGATAAATCCAAAGACTTTGACTTTGGGAAGCCGatgttttggggttttctgCTTCCTATCGGTTTGATTCTGATCTACAACATCGTTCTGTTGGTTCTGGTCTCTCAGACCACCTGCAGGACCGACCCCACCCTCACaag CAGTAATCCTCGGTCCGTGTGGAGGAACTTTCTGATCAGTTTCTCTCTGGCTGTGTTACTCGGTTTGTCCTGGACCCTGGGTTACCTGGTGCTGGTTACCACGGGATACGCCCACCTGGTGCTCAGCATCCTCTTCTGCCTCTGCACCACCACACAG GGGCTCCAGATATTCGTCCTGTTCACCGCCAGAAAGCCGAGCTTCAGAGCTGGCGTGTTGCAAGTGGTTCATACCATCTCGTCTGTCAACATCCAActcagagagttttcatataaTCTGCTGAGAGAATGGACTCACTCTACTGAGTCCTACAGAGAGCTGACAGTCTAG